Proteins encoded within one genomic window of uncultured Draconibacterium sp.:
- a CDS encoding LytTR family transcriptional regulator DNA-binding domain-containing protein — protein sequence MLNSLNKKYPFNDNLKVNARSISSVSLGIFLFLLFFQPFQVQNPDFNNRLIILATFGAITLVLLSIFRVVIPSIFITAFSEPRWTILKEIIIDLLFVACNSVAFAFFARYVGHIPMTFGIVINIVTISITAAAVVVVTNQFYLLKKKVLKLELNPEEDSKNESVEAPKEIEFESESKTEYFTLFLEQLILIKSANNYIEVIYKHNDQIKKKLIRNTMKTTENLLKKYPEIIRCHRSCMVNKNYIKKVSRGSDGLVLNLFEYPQEIHVSRQYVLRLKEALKAS from the coding sequence ATGCTGAACTCGCTAAACAAAAAATATCCGTTTAACGACAACCTTAAGGTAAATGCACGCTCAATCTCATCTGTGAGCCTGGGAATTTTTTTGTTTCTTTTGTTCTTTCAGCCTTTCCAAGTCCAAAATCCCGATTTTAATAACCGCCTCATCATCCTTGCTACATTTGGTGCAATAACTCTGGTTTTACTCAGCATCTTTCGTGTTGTAATTCCTTCCATATTCATCACCGCTTTTTCAGAACCTCGCTGGACAATTTTAAAAGAAATCATCATCGATCTGCTTTTTGTAGCTTGCAACTCGGTAGCATTTGCATTTTTTGCTCGCTACGTTGGCCACATTCCAATGACCTTTGGTATTGTTATCAATATCGTTACCATTTCAATTACAGCTGCCGCTGTTGTAGTGGTCACCAACCAGTTTTATCTGCTAAAAAAGAAAGTACTAAAGCTGGAATTGAATCCAGAGGAAGACAGCAAAAATGAATCGGTTGAAGCTCCAAAAGAAATTGAATTTGAATCGGAAAGCAAAACGGAATATTTCACACTTTTTCTCGAACAGTTGATCCTAATAAAATCAGCCAATAATTACATTGAAGTAATTTACAAACACAACGACCAGATCAAGAAAAAGCTGATCCGGAACACAATGAAAACCACTGAGAATTTGTTGAAGAAATACCCGGAGATCATTCGTTGCCATCGCTCTTGCATGGTCAACAAAAACTACATTAAAAAAGTATCGCGTGGCTCCGACGGTTTAGTGTTGAATCTTTTTGAGTACCCGCAGGAAATTCACGTTTCAAGGCAATATGTACTTCGTTTAAAAGAAGCATTAAAAGCATCCTGA
- a CDS encoding lycopene cyclase domain-containing protein: MEIQNLSYLLLLLIFLVIPVALSFQKKVRFVFRLRYILPAAIFAEAIFVMWDIRFTQMNIWTFNPDYLSGIELLRLPVEEWLAFLIIPLSSIYIYEWLKVRFEDFEKPNVFVIVSLVLLLITGVLAYIFRTRMFSFFTFFLSAIYLGYTVFRNRFKKYYTKFYLALAISLIPFLIVSAILNSLPAIVYDSAHTMGLAIFGVPVEKIGYLFLLLLINVTIYEYLSNRKQY, encoded by the coding sequence ATGGAAATTCAAAACCTGTCGTACCTATTGTTACTGCTAATATTTCTGGTAATTCCGGTGGCACTCAGCTTTCAGAAAAAGGTACGGTTTGTTTTCAGGCTAAGATATATTTTGCCTGCCGCAATTTTTGCCGAAGCCATTTTTGTAATGTGGGATATCCGCTTTACACAAATGAATATCTGGACTTTTAATCCTGATTATCTTTCCGGCATTGAGCTGCTTCGATTACCGGTTGAAGAGTGGCTGGCATTTTTAATCATTCCTCTGTCATCTATTTATATTTACGAGTGGCTAAAAGTTCGTTTCGAGGACTTTGAAAAGCCCAATGTTTTTGTCATTGTCAGCCTTGTACTTTTGCTGATAACCGGAGTTTTGGCCTACATTTTCCGAACCCGGATGTTTAGTTTCTTTACCTTCTTCCTGTCGGCAATTTACCTGGGTTACACCGTTTTTCGTAACCGTTTCAAAAAATATTACACCAAATTTTACCTGGCACTGGCCATCTCATTAATACCCTTTTTAATTGTCTCGGCAATTTTAAATTCGCTTCCGGCAATCGTTTACGATTCGGCCCACACCATGGGATTAGCAATTTTTGGCGTTCCTGTTGAAAAGATCGGCTACCTGTTTTTACTGTTACTCATTAACGTAACGATCTACGAATATTTGAGCAACCGGAAGCAATACTAA
- a CDS encoding alanine dehydrogenase: MEKAKEKVSIPKTMLLPKEEMLEVKKKGQKIKIGVPSDLSKVEYRVPLSPQAVDLLVSYGHEILIERDAGKSASYTNEDYQKAGATIVETKEETFQCDIILRISPFDCDEIDALRGNQVIISNMQIQAHCNESIQKMMQKKVTTIAFEYLENEEGFLPFVHQMSQIAGVTSITIASEYLSNSRNGKGVLFGEVTGVTPAELVIIGTSTAAEYAARAALGLGIFVKVFDTSVYELSKLEEKLGRRIFTSVFYPKVLRKALISADAVIGATSFNTPPKFKVSEDLVKQMKEGSVIIDLNVSQGGCFETSKCTDFNNPTYTKHGVVHYCVPNTPAMVARTASISLSNILIPILLAIGDNGGVENYIKVSKGFRKGVYIYHGILTNHDVGRMFNIPSKDIDLLLAVF; encoded by the coding sequence ATGGAAAAAGCAAAAGAAAAGGTATCGATACCAAAAACCATGCTTCTGCCCAAAGAGGAGATGTTGGAGGTAAAAAAGAAGGGCCAGAAAATAAAGATTGGCGTTCCTTCCGATCTTTCGAAAGTTGAATACCGGGTGCCTTTATCGCCGCAAGCTGTTGATTTGCTGGTTTCGTACGGGCACGAAATTCTGATTGAACGCGATGCCGGAAAATCGGCCAGCTACACCAACGAAGATTACCAAAAAGCCGGCGCCACCATTGTTGAAACCAAAGAAGAAACTTTTCAGTGCGACATCATTTTGCGTATTTCACCTTTTGATTGCGACGAAATTGATGCTTTGCGTGGCAATCAGGTCATCATTTCTAACATGCAGATTCAGGCTCATTGCAACGAATCGATTCAGAAAATGATGCAAAAAAAGGTAACAACCATCGCCTTTGAATACCTCGAAAACGAAGAGGGTTTTCTTCCCTTCGTTCATCAAATGAGCCAGATTGCAGGAGTTACCTCCATTACCATAGCCAGCGAATACCTCAGTAACTCGCGCAACGGAAAAGGTGTTTTGTTTGGCGAAGTTACCGGTGTTACACCTGCCGAGTTGGTTATTATCGGAACCAGCACAGCAGCCGAATATGCTGCACGCGCAGCACTCGGATTGGGTATTTTCGTAAAGGTTTTTGATACTTCGGTATACGAACTCAGCAAACTGGAAGAGAAACTTGGCCGACGTATTTTTACTTCGGTATTCTACCCTAAAGTTTTGCGAAAAGCACTAATCTCAGCGGATGCGGTTATTGGAGCAACTTCATTTAATACCCCACCAAAATTTAAAGTGTCGGAAGACTTGGTAAAACAAATGAAGGAGGGTTCGGTAATTATCGACCTGAACGTGAGCCAGGGTGGTTGTTTCGAAACATCGAAATGTACCGATTTTAATAATCCTACATATACCAAGCATGGCGTGGTGCACTACTGTGTTCCAAACACTCCGGCCATGGTGGCACGAACAGCTTCCATTTCGTTGAGCAATATTTTAATTCCGATTTTACTTGCCATTGGCGACAACGGCGGGGTTGAAAACTATATAAAAGTATCGAAAGGATTCCGGAAAGGCGTTTATATCTACCACGGAATCCTCACCAACCACGATGTAGGCCGCATGTTCAACATCCCGTCAAAAGACATCGATCTGTTGCTGGCAGTTTTTTAA
- the gcvH gene encoding glycine cleavage system protein GcvH — protein sequence MNIPADLKYTQDHEWVRVEGDVAVVGVTDFAQGELGDVVFVEIETEGETLDKGETFGTVEAVKTVSDLFMPVGGEVTEFNEDLADDPELVNKDPYGKGWMIKVNIADASELDDLMDADAYKAMIEA from the coding sequence ATGAATATTCCAGCTGATTTGAAATATACGCAAGACCACGAATGGGTACGCGTTGAGGGAGATGTAGCTGTTGTAGGTGTTACCGATTTTGCTCAGGGAGAACTGGGCGACGTTGTGTTTGTTGAAATTGAAACTGAAGGTGAAACATTGGACAAAGGTGAAACTTTTGGAACAGTTGAAGCAGTGAAAACCGTTTCTGACCTGTTTATGCCAGTTGGAGGCGAAGTTACCGAGTTCAACGAAGATTTAGCCGACGATCCGGAATTGGTAAACAAAGATCCATACGGAAAAGGATGGATGATTAAAGTGAATATTGCCGATGCATCGGAGTTAGATGACCTAATGGACGCTGACGCTTACAAAGCCATGATTGAAGCTTAA
- the tsaE gene encoding tRNA (adenosine(37)-N6)-threonylcarbamoyltransferase complex ATPase subunit type 1 TsaE: MYSKKINSLDELKVAAKELITAFSDDRVFAFYGKMGAGKTTFIQSICRALGSDDNVTSPTFALINEYNTADLDSIFHFDFYRIKDIEEAYDLGYEDYIYSGSYCLIEWPEMIESLLPEKMVEVKIEVQEDNNRLITAQEI, encoded by the coding sequence ATGTATTCAAAAAAGATCAATTCGCTCGACGAGCTTAAAGTTGCTGCAAAGGAGTTAATTACAGCTTTTAGTGACGACCGCGTTTTTGCATTTTATGGCAAAATGGGTGCAGGAAAAACTACTTTCATCCAGTCTATTTGCCGTGCGCTGGGATCGGACGATAACGTTACAAGTCCTACTTTTGCGTTAATAAACGAATACAACACTGCCGACCTTGATTCTATTTTTCACTTCGATTTTTACCGGATAAAAGATATTGAAGAAGCTTACGACCTGGGTTACGAAGACTACATTTACAGCGGAAGCTATTGCCTGATTGAATGGCCGGAAATGATTGAATCGCTTCTGCCCGAAAAAATGGTTGAGGTAAAAATCGAGGTTCAGGAAGATAATAACCGCCTGATTACGGCGCAAGAAATTTAG
- a CDS encoding glycosyltransferase N-terminal domain-containing protein yields the protein MSLLYNLGILFYGFFIRVAALFNEKAKLFVAGRKNWKKKLDSAVDKNASYIWFHCASLGEFEQGRPVLEKIKEQHPQYKIVLTFFSPSGYEIRKNYEGADIVAYLPMDTKKNAQEFIHLVRPEKVFFVKYEFWYNYITELKKQQIPLYIISAIFRENQQFFKSTPWGKWYRKMLHSFEHIFIQNDTSAQLLEQAGIKHYTISGDTRFDRVAEIARGAKKFSIVEKFRGNDVTLIAGSTWKPDEELLAAFINNSSDVKFVIAPHEVAPANINRIQELLKKPSICFSKADISDIDSYDVLIIDSIGILSSLYQYGNIAYIGGGFGVGIHNILEAATFKLPILFGPNYLKFKEAVDLVDQKGAFPIQNFTELETTLSKLLNNNNNLKKTSEICKKYIEKNVGSTKLIINKVFNKK from the coding sequence ATGAGCTTACTTTACAACCTTGGAATTTTGTTTTACGGATTTTTTATCCGTGTGGCGGCCTTGTTTAACGAGAAGGCAAAACTTTTTGTTGCCGGACGTAAAAACTGGAAGAAAAAGCTTGATTCGGCGGTGGATAAGAATGCCTCGTACATTTGGTTTCATTGTGCATCGCTGGGCGAGTTTGAACAAGGCCGGCCGGTGCTTGAGAAAATAAAAGAGCAACATCCGCAGTACAAGATCGTACTCACTTTCTTTTCGCCATCGGGTTACGAGATCCGGAAGAATTATGAAGGCGCCGATATTGTTGCATACTTACCAATGGATACCAAAAAGAATGCGCAGGAGTTTATTCACCTGGTCCGCCCCGAAAAAGTATTCTTTGTGAAATACGAATTCTGGTACAACTACATTACCGAACTCAAAAAACAGCAAATTCCGCTTTATATCATCTCGGCCATTTTTAGAGAAAACCAGCAGTTTTTTAAGTCAACGCCCTGGGGAAAGTGGTACCGAAAAATGCTACACAGCTTCGAGCACATTTTTATACAGAACGACACTTCGGCCCAGCTTTTGGAACAGGCCGGCATAAAACATTACACTATTTCGGGCGATACACGCTTCGACCGGGTGGCAGAAATTGCCCGCGGTGCAAAAAAGTTCAGCATTGTGGAAAAGTTCAGGGGAAATGATGTAACCCTGATTGCCGGAAGTACCTGGAAACCCGATGAGGAGCTGCTTGCAGCGTTTATTAACAACAGCAGCGATGTGAAGTTTGTAATTGCGCCACACGAGGTTGCACCCGCAAATATCAACAGAATTCAGGAATTGTTGAAAAAACCGTCCATTTGTTTCAGCAAAGCCGATATTTCCGACATCGACAGTTACGATGTGTTAATAATTGATTCTATCGGAATATTATCGTCGCTGTACCAATACGGAAACATAGCGTATATAGGCGGTGGCTTTGGTGTGGGTATCCACAATATTCTGGAGGCAGCTACTTTTAAATTGCCAATTTTGTTTGGCCCAAACTATTTAAAATTTAAGGAAGCAGTAGATCTTGTGGATCAAAAAGGAGCCTTCCCCATCCAAAATTTTACAGAATTGGAGACCACACTGAGTAAGCTTTTGAATAACAATAACAACCTGAAAAAAACCTCCGAAATTTGCAAAAAATATATAGAAAAAAACGTGGGCTCAACAAAACTTATCATAAATAAAGTTTTTAACAAAAAGTGA
- a CDS encoding adenosylcobalamin-dependent ribonucleoside-diphosphate reductase, translating to MAVNEVSVKAPAGKKIYSQEEAVNASLEYFRGDDLAARVWVNKYALKDSFGNIFELTPDDMHKRLAKEIARIEERYPNPLTEEEIYSVLKDFKHIVPQGGPMTGIGNDYQIASLSNCFVVGNDGDSDSYGGIMKIDQEQVQLMKRRGGVGHDLSHIRPKGSPVKNSALTSTGIVPFMERYSNSTREVAQDGRRGALMLSVSIKHPDSESFIDAKMEQGKVTGANVSVKIQDDFMQAVESETPYTQQYPINGKAQYTKNTDAGKIWKKIVKNAWKSAEPGILFWDTIIKESVPDCYADLGYRTVSTNPCGEIPLCPYDSCRLLAINLYSYVENPYTKDAKFNFELFKEHIHYAQRIMDDIIDLELEKIDAILEKVEEDPEAEEIKFTERNLWESIRRKAKEGRRTGIGITAEGDMLAALGLRYGSDNATDFSEEIHKTIAVEAYRSSVHLAKDRGAFTIYDAEREKNNPLINRIKDADNGLYEKMVKYGRRNIALLTIAPTGTTSLMTQTTSGIEPVFLPVYKRRRKVNPNDKDVRVDFIDEVGDHWEEYTVFHHHFKTWMKANGYDTNIEYSQEDLDKMVKESPYFKATSNDVDWLNKVRMQGRIQKWVDHSISVTINLPADVKEELVGDLYFEAWKSGCKGVTVYRDGSRSGVLISNDDNKKKTDDGAFPLKRPEKVEADVVRFQNNKEKWIAFIGLMDGKPYEIFTGLHDDEDGILLPRSVTKGYIIKNWEGEDSRYDFQYANKRGYKTTIEGLSHKFNPVFWNYAKLISGTLRHGMPIHKIVELVTSLQLDNETINSWKAGVARALKKYIPDGTIADDAKCGECGSDDVVYQEGCLTCLSCGCSKCG from the coding sequence ATGGCAGTAAACGAAGTATCTGTAAAAGCCCCGGCGGGCAAAAAAATTTACTCTCAGGAAGAAGCAGTAAATGCCTCGCTAGAGTACTTCAGAGGAGACGATTTGGCAGCAAGAGTTTGGGTGAACAAATACGCCCTTAAAGATTCGTTTGGAAATATTTTTGAGCTAACACCGGACGACATGCATAAACGACTTGCAAAAGAAATCGCACGCATTGAAGAACGTTACCCTAATCCGTTGACCGAAGAAGAAATCTACAGCGTTTTAAAAGATTTCAAGCACATTGTTCCGCAGGGAGGACCGATGACCGGTATTGGAAACGACTATCAAATCGCGTCACTATCCAACTGTTTTGTAGTTGGAAATGATGGTGACTCGGATTCGTATGGTGGAATTATGAAAATTGATCAGGAACAGGTGCAATTGATGAAACGCCGTGGAGGTGTGGGACACGATCTGTCGCACATTCGCCCAAAAGGTTCTCCGGTAAAGAACTCGGCATTAACATCAACCGGTATTGTTCCGTTTATGGAGCGCTATTCCAATTCAACACGCGAAGTTGCACAGGACGGACGCCGCGGTGCATTGATGCTTTCAGTATCGATTAAACACCCCGACTCGGAAAGTTTTATCGATGCCAAAATGGAACAAGGCAAAGTAACCGGAGCCAACGTATCGGTAAAAATCCAGGATGATTTTATGCAGGCTGTTGAATCGGAAACTCCTTACACGCAGCAATACCCGATCAACGGTAAAGCACAATACACCAAAAACACCGATGCCGGTAAAATTTGGAAGAAAATTGTAAAAAATGCCTGGAAATCAGCCGAGCCGGGAATTCTTTTTTGGGATACCATTATTAAAGAATCGGTACCTGATTGTTATGCCGACCTTGGTTACCGCACGGTTTCTACCAACCCTTGCGGAGAAATTCCTTTGTGTCCTTACGATAGCTGCCGCCTGTTAGCCATCAACTTGTATTCATACGTAGAAAACCCATATACCAAAGACGCAAAGTTCAATTTCGAATTGTTTAAAGAACACATCCATTACGCACAGCGCATTATGGACGACATTATCGATCTTGAGCTGGAAAAAATTGATGCCATTTTAGAAAAAGTTGAGGAAGATCCGGAAGCTGAAGAAATTAAATTCACAGAAAGAAACCTTTGGGAAAGCATTCGTAGGAAAGCAAAAGAAGGCCGCCGTACCGGTATTGGTATTACTGCCGAAGGCGATATGCTGGCTGCATTAGGATTACGCTATGGAAGCGATAATGCAACTGATTTCTCGGAAGAAATTCATAAAACAATTGCCGTTGAGGCCTACCGTTCCTCGGTACACCTTGCAAAAGACCGTGGTGCATTTACTATTTACGATGCCGAGCGCGAAAAAAACAATCCACTTATCAACCGTATTAAAGATGCCGATAATGGTCTTTATGAAAAAATGGTAAAATACGGCCGTAGAAATATTGCGCTGTTAACCATTGCTCCAACCGGAACTACCAGCTTGATGACACAAACAACATCAGGTATCGAACCGGTTTTTCTTCCGGTATACAAACGCCGCCGCAAAGTAAATCCAAACGACAAAGATGTTCGTGTTGATTTTATCGATGAAGTTGGCGATCACTGGGAAGAATACACTGTTTTCCATCATCATTTTAAAACCTGGATGAAAGCGAATGGTTACGACACCAATATTGAATATTCGCAGGAAGATCTGGACAAAATGGTAAAAGAGTCGCCTTATTTCAAAGCTACATCAAACGATGTTGACTGGCTGAATAAAGTGCGCATGCAGGGAAGAATTCAGAAATGGGTAGACCACTCGATTTCGGTAACCATTAACTTGCCTGCCGATGTAAAAGAAGAGCTGGTTGGCGACTTGTATTTCGAAGCATGGAAAAGCGGGTGTAAAGGAGTTACCGTTTATCGCGACGGATCACGCTCGGGTGTGCTTATTTCGAACGACGATAACAAGAAAAAGACCGACGACGGCGCATTCCCGCTAAAACGCCCTGAAAAAGTAGAAGCCGACGTTGTACGTTTCCAAAACAACAAAGAAAAGTGGATTGCTTTTATCGGTTTAATGGACGGTAAACCTTACGAAATTTTCACTGGTTTGCACGACGATGAAGACGGAATTCTGCTACCTCGTTCGGTAACAAAAGGTTACATTATTAAAAACTGGGAAGGCGAAGATTCGCGTTACGATTTCCAATACGCTAACAAACGTGGCTACAAAACTACTATTGAGGGATTGTCGCACAAATTCAATCCGGTATTCTGGAACTACGCCAAATTAATTTCGGGAACCTTGCGCCATGGTATGCCAATTCATAAAATTGTTGAGCTGGTAACCAGTCTGCAATTGGATAACGAAACCATTAACTCGTGGAAAGCGGGTGTTGCACGCGCACTGAAGAAATACATTCCGGACGGAACAATTGCCGATGATGCAAAATGCGGCGAATGTGGATCGGACGATGTAGTATACCAGGAAGGCTGTTTAACCTGCCTCTCTTGCGGATGCTCAAAATGCGGATAA